Proteins encoded by one window of Streptomyces sp. LX-29:
- a CDS encoding FAD-dependent monooxygenase, which yields MGTNAVVIGGGIGGLATAIGLRRIGWRTTVLERAHVLDDAGAGISLAANGIHALDALGVGEVVREAARHQYTGGTRTPDGRWLARMDGVALERELGTSIVGIPRATLHRLLRAALPEESLRAGAEATSLDRSDPERVRVVCGDTVLDADLVVAADGVGSRMRTLLFPDHPGPAYSGSTVLRAITEHPVDLRTDFELTWGRGAEFGHLAFADGRAEWHAVLNAPAGVRHPDPLAEVRWRFAGWHHPIPALLAATRPEAVLHHDVNELATPLPRYAVGRVALLGDAAHAMMPNLGQGACQALEDAVTLTAALTAEPTVASALSRYDAERRPRSQAIARAARQAGRLGQQLDHPFAVAVRNAAIRMTPSRVTVRAILRHAAWTPPRLG from the coding sequence ATGGGCACCAACGCGGTAGTGATCGGTGGCGGCATCGGCGGGCTGGCGACCGCGATCGGCTTGCGGCGCATCGGCTGGCGGACGACGGTCCTGGAACGCGCCCACGTCCTCGACGACGCGGGCGCCGGCATCTCCCTGGCGGCCAACGGCATCCACGCCCTGGACGCCCTCGGCGTCGGCGAGGTGGTGCGCGAGGCCGCCCGCCACCAGTACACCGGTGGCACACGCACCCCCGACGGCCGCTGGCTGGCGAGGATGGACGGCGTCGCACTGGAGCGCGAGCTCGGCACGTCGATCGTCGGCATACCCCGCGCCACGCTGCACCGACTGCTGCGCGCGGCCCTGCCCGAGGAGTCCCTCCGCGCGGGAGCCGAGGCCACCTCCCTCGACCGCTCCGACCCCGAGCGGGTGCGCGTGGTCTGCGGCGACACCGTCCTCGACGCGGATCTGGTCGTGGCCGCCGACGGAGTCGGCAGCCGGATGCGCACCCTCCTCTTCCCCGATCACCCGGGCCCCGCCTACAGCGGGTCGACCGTGCTGCGCGCCATCACCGAGCACCCCGTCGACCTGCGGACCGACTTCGAACTGACCTGGGGGCGCGGCGCCGAGTTCGGCCACCTCGCGTTCGCCGACGGCCGGGCCGAATGGCACGCCGTCCTCAACGCGCCCGCGGGCGTGCGCCACCCGGACCCGCTCGCCGAGGTGCGCTGGCGGTTCGCCGGCTGGCACCACCCCATCCCCGCGCTGCTCGCGGCGACGCGGCCCGAAGCCGTCCTGCACCACGACGTCAACGAGCTGGCCACGCCCTTGCCCCGCTACGCCGTGGGCCGGGTCGCCCTGCTCGGCGACGCGGCCCACGCCATGATGCCGAACCTCGGCCAAGGCGCCTGCCAGGCGCTGGAGGACGCGGTCACGCTCACCGCCGCGCTCACCGCGGAGCCCACGGTCGCCTCCGCCCTGAGCCGCTACGACGCCGAGCGGCGCCCCCGCAGCCAGGCGATCGCCCGCGCCGCTCGGCAAGCCGGCCGACTGGGACAGCAGCTCGACCATCCGTTCGCCGTCGCCGTCCGCAACGCCGCGATCAGGATGACCCCCTCCCGCGTCACGGTCCGCGCGATCCTGCGCCACGCCGCATGGACGCCCCCACGGCTCGGCTGA
- a CDS encoding FUSC family protein, whose protein sequence is MGDGSGGERAGGQRLWPGFPARYAGAARRAARVTVAATSGFYLFLYGLELPVAAPYALFGAVAMAGLSRIPGTGRQRAALLLRLLPAAWLLVAAGTFLAVRTWSAVAGMLVIGFALAFVAVGGPRLGGAAPGMQLLYILPSFPPYAPETLPERLIGTTVGLALLIAAEAVLFPDPPTVPYRELAARAAATAARCADQLATAPYALSGAAERDALSAIRSLRPSHVPEAERPAGPGVRERALAQTGLATRALLERLRRLPGGGRPHGPPGPERPPVLAQPPVLAQVERAAAEMVALLRGTLPARSPRRAHESLLRTRRELATVDPGPGTPAMLRRHAALLEIADAALAASTAADLSVRGRAAAQGLPPDRFWYARMRTPHLWWRRLVGHAGQRSVFFQNAVRISLALAAARTVAGLDTLPHGFWAMLATLTLTRTTVVETRHTIQRALAGTLIGAVVTAGLLTLVGADTVVYAATLPPLLLVTFTLGPVRGVGWAQGLFTVVVALVFAQLVPVTWQLAEVRLLDVLIGSAIGAVLGLLAWPRGAHEEMRRSVAVLLRGTAEAVVTTTAAVAVGGVREPLAAPGQRSLQHFLILAESAFAQLQSEPHDHTGVGGPAGSGQPAVASRSPTESGRFAAPVPTETETQPKARPGTDTETGPRTETELGTGTGAGVGTETKAGVGADEPSAPLQPVEAPLSPDWQAALMAGHHTLWGAQRLLEPSTPLDGAAPPWVAPPLDPESAAAVTRLGDRVAARMLLVSAALDPGGDTPSAPAAAIRDATDPRDTDPADAPRVYYATVSWLDSLSADLKRIGRGGRG, encoded by the coding sequence ATGGGTGATGGGTCCGGCGGCGAGCGCGCGGGCGGACAGCGCCTGTGGCCGGGGTTCCCCGCGCGGTACGCCGGAGCGGCCCGCCGGGCGGCCCGGGTCACCGTCGCCGCCACCAGCGGGTTCTACCTGTTCCTGTACGGCCTGGAGCTGCCGGTCGCCGCCCCGTACGCGCTCTTCGGGGCCGTCGCGATGGCCGGGCTGTCCCGGATCCCCGGGACCGGGCGGCAACGGGCCGCACTGCTGCTGCGGCTCCTGCCGGCGGCGTGGCTGCTGGTCGCCGCCGGCACCTTCCTCGCGGTACGGACCTGGAGCGCGGTCGCCGGGATGCTCGTGATCGGCTTCGCCCTGGCCTTCGTGGCCGTCGGCGGCCCCCGGCTGGGTGGCGCGGCGCCCGGCATGCAACTGCTGTACATCCTGCCGTCGTTCCCGCCGTACGCTCCGGAGACGCTGCCCGAACGACTGATCGGCACCACCGTGGGGCTGGCGCTGCTGATCGCCGCGGAGGCCGTGCTCTTCCCCGACCCGCCCACCGTGCCCTACCGCGAGCTCGCCGCCCGGGCCGCCGCGACCGCCGCACGCTGCGCGGACCAGCTGGCCACGGCCCCGTACGCGCTGAGCGGAGCCGCTGAGCGGGACGCCCTGAGCGCGATCCGGTCGCTTCGGCCCTCCCACGTGCCGGAGGCCGAGCGGCCCGCCGGGCCCGGGGTTCGGGAACGGGCACTGGCCCAGACCGGGCTGGCCACCCGCGCCCTGCTGGAGCGGCTGCGACGGCTTCCCGGCGGTGGCAGGCCGCATGGGCCGCCGGGGCCCGAGCGGCCACCGGTGCTCGCCCAACCCCCGGTGCTCGCGCAGGTGGAGCGGGCCGCCGCCGAGATGGTGGCCCTGCTGCGCGGCACGCTGCCCGCCCGGTCACCCCGCCGGGCCCATGAGTCGCTGCTGCGCACCAGAAGGGAACTGGCCACCGTCGACCCGGGCCCGGGCACGCCGGCGATGCTGCGCCGACACGCCGCCCTGTTGGAGATCGCGGACGCCGCGCTGGCCGCGTCGACGGCCGCGGACCTCTCGGTACGAGGCCGGGCCGCGGCCCAGGGACTCCCGCCGGACCGCTTCTGGTACGCGCGGATGCGCACGCCGCACCTGTGGTGGCGCCGCCTGGTGGGGCACGCGGGCCAGCGCTCCGTGTTCTTCCAGAACGCGGTCCGGATCAGTCTGGCCCTGGCCGCGGCCCGGACGGTCGCCGGCCTCGACACCCTGCCCCACGGCTTCTGGGCGATGCTGGCGACCCTGACGCTGACCCGGACCACCGTGGTGGAGACGCGGCACACCATCCAGCGGGCGCTGGCCGGCACGCTGATCGGCGCGGTCGTGACGGCCGGACTGCTGACGCTGGTGGGCGCCGACACCGTCGTGTACGCGGCGACACTGCCGCCGTTGCTGCTGGTCACCTTCACGCTCGGCCCGGTTCGCGGGGTGGGGTGGGCGCAGGGCCTGTTCACGGTCGTGGTGGCCCTGGTGTTCGCCCAGTTGGTGCCGGTGACATGGCAGCTCGCCGAGGTCCGGTTGCTGGACGTGCTCATCGGGAGCGCGATCGGCGCCGTCCTGGGACTGCTGGCGTGGCCGCGCGGCGCACACGAGGAGATGCGGCGCTCGGTGGCCGTCCTGCTGCGGGGCACGGCCGAGGCCGTGGTGACGACGACGGCCGCGGTGGCGGTGGGCGGGGTGCGCGAGCCGTTGGCGGCGCCCGGTCAGCGCTCGCTGCAGCACTTCCTGATCCTGGCCGAGTCGGCATTCGCCCAGCTCCAGAGCGAGCCGCACGACCACACCGGCGTAGGCGGACCCGCGGGCTCCGGACAGCCCGCGGTGGCGTCTCGGTCGCCGACCGAGTCCGGGCGGTTCGCGGCCCCTGTTCCGACAGAGACAGAGACGCAGCCAAAGGCCCGGCCTGGGACAGATACGGAAACAGGGCCCCGGACAGAGACAGAGCTCGGGACAGGGACAGGCGCCGGCGTCGGGACAGAGACGAAGGCCGGGGTCGGGGCCGACGAACCGAGCGCGCCGCTCCAGCCGGTCGAGGCGCCGCTGTCGCCGGACTGGCAGGCCGCGCTGATGGCCGGACACCACACCCTCTGGGGCGCGCAACGCCTGCTGGAGCCTTCGACCCCGCTCGACGGCGCGGCGCCGCCGTGGGTGGCGCCCCCGCTGGACCCGGAGTCCGCGGCGGCCGTGACCCGCCTCGGCGACCGGGTCGCGGCGCGGATGCTCCTCGTGTCGGCGGCCCTCGACCCGGGTGGCGACACCCCGTCCGCACCGGCCGCGGCGATACGCGACGCCACGGACCCCCGCGACACGGACCCCGCCGACGCGCCACGGGTCTACTACGCGACGGTGTCGTGGCTGGACTCCCTCTCCGCGGACCTGAAGCGCATCGGCCGGGGCGGGCGCGGTTGA
- a CDS encoding aminoglycoside phosphotransferase family protein: MATESTREACPPIDGALARRLIDTRFPRWAGLPLRPVEPAGSDHVIYRLGRELSVRLPRHEGAAGQAEKEFRWLPRLAPRLPLAIPIPVAVGEPAFGYPWPWAVSRWLDGETATATALGDSVETAEDLANFLTALQGLAPEGAPDELAGRPLADRDHATRAAIATCAHAFDARAMTALWEAALQAPAWHRPPVWFHGDFHTGNLLTVDGRLSAVIDFGELGFGDPARDLTIAYTLMSARSRAAFRAALDVDDATWTRGRGWALSTGLNAHVHYADVNPRVAAQTTRQIEQALIG, from the coding sequence TTGGCGACCGAAAGCACCCGGGAAGCGTGTCCACCGATCGACGGCGCGCTGGCCCGGCGCCTGATCGACACGCGGTTCCCGCGGTGGGCCGGGCTACCGCTGCGGCCGGTCGAACCCGCCGGCTCGGACCATGTGATCTACCGTCTGGGGCGGGAGCTGTCGGTCCGCCTGCCCCGTCACGAGGGCGCGGCCGGGCAGGCCGAGAAGGAGTTCCGGTGGCTGCCCCGACTCGCCCCGCGGCTGCCGTTGGCGATACCGATTCCGGTGGCCGTGGGGGAGCCCGCGTTCGGCTACCCGTGGCCCTGGGCGGTGTCCCGCTGGCTGGACGGCGAGACCGCCACCGCCACGGCGCTCGGCGACTCCGTCGAGACCGCCGAGGACCTGGCGAACTTCCTCACCGCCCTGCAAGGGCTCGCGCCGGAGGGCGCACCCGACGAGCTGGCCGGACGCCCGCTGGCCGACCGGGACCACGCCACCCGGGCCGCCATCGCGACGTGCGCCCACGCGTTCGACGCCCGGGCCATGACCGCTCTGTGGGAGGCGGCGCTCCAAGCGCCCGCATGGCACCGGCCCCCCGTCTGGTTCCACGGCGACTTCCACACCGGCAACCTGCTCACCGTCGACGGGCGCCTGAGCGCGGTCATCGACTTCGGCGAACTCGGCTTCGGCGACCCGGCGCGCGATCTGACCATCGCGTACACCCTCATGTCGGCGAGGAGCAGGGCCGCGTTCCGCGCCGCGCTCGACGTCGACGACGCCACCTGGACCCGCGGCCGCGGCTGGGCCCTGTCCACCGGCTTGAACGCCCACGTCCACTACGCCGACGTCAATCCCCGGGTCGCCGCACAGACCACACGCCAGATCGAACAGGCCCTCATCGGCTAG
- a CDS encoding IS630 family transposase, translating into MSRPGPKIPPLSVTDAQRVVLEGWVRRRTTAQALAQRSRIVLECAEGHSIMEVSRRLQVTPDTVRTWRRRFLERGLDGLSDEPRPGVPRKITDADVERVIVKTLEETPKNATHWSTRSMAAATGMSQSAISRIWRAFALAPHRSQTFKLSTDPLFIDKVRDVVGLYLDPPEKALVLCVDEKSQIQALDRSQPVLPMVPGVPERRSHDYVRAGTTTLFAALEVATGKVIGSLHRRHRAVEFKKFLAKLDKEVPADLEVHLILDNYVTHKTPAVKKWLLAHPRFHLHFTPTSSSWLNLVERWFAELTQKKLKRGVHRSVQALERDIRAWLADWNDHPRPFVWTKTADEILDKVAAYCRRISDSGH; encoded by the coding sequence ATGAGTCGTCCGGGTCCGAAGATTCCGCCGTTGTCGGTGACCGATGCCCAGCGGGTTGTGCTGGAAGGCTGGGTGCGTCGCCGCACGACGGCTCAAGCGCTGGCCCAGCGGTCGCGGATCGTGCTGGAGTGCGCCGAAGGGCACTCGATCATGGAGGTCTCCCGTCGACTGCAGGTCACTCCGGACACGGTCCGCACCTGGCGGCGACGCTTCCTCGAACGTGGCCTGGATGGACTGTCCGACGAGCCCCGGCCTGGTGTCCCACGGAAGATCACCGACGCGGACGTCGAGCGGGTCATCGTCAAAACGCTGGAAGAGACACCGAAGAACGCCACCCACTGGTCGACCAGGTCCATGGCGGCGGCCACAGGGATGTCGCAGTCGGCGATCTCGCGGATCTGGCGCGCATTCGCGCTGGCGCCTCACCGGTCGCAGACGTTCAAGCTCTCCACAGATCCCCTGTTCATCGACAAGGTCCGCGATGTCGTGGGCCTCTACCTCGATCCGCCGGAGAAGGCCCTGGTTCTGTGCGTGGACGAGAAGTCGCAGATCCAGGCCCTGGACCGGTCTCAGCCCGTTCTGCCGATGGTGCCCGGAGTCCCTGAGCGCCGCAGTCACGACTACGTCCGCGCCGGCACCACCACCCTGTTCGCCGCTCTTGAGGTCGCCACCGGCAAGGTGATCGGCTCTCTCCACCGCCGGCACAGGGCCGTTGAGTTCAAGAAGTTCCTGGCCAAGCTCGACAAGGAGGTGCCCGCGGACCTCGAGGTCCATCTCATCCTGGACAACTACGTCACCCACAAGACACCCGCGGTCAAGAAGTGGCTGCTGGCCCACCCGCGCTTCCACCTGCACTTCACGCCCACCAGTTCCTCGTGGCTGAACCTGGTGGAGCGGTGGTTCGCCGAGCTCACGCAGAAGAAGCTCAAGCGGGGCGTCCACCGCTCCGTCCAGGCACTGGAACGCGACATCCGGGCCTGGCTCGCCGACTGGAACGACCACCCACGGCCGTTCGTCTGGACCAAGACCGCCGACGAGATCCTCGACAAAGTCGCCGCCTACTGCCGAAGAATCTCTGACTCAGGTCACTAG
- a CDS encoding GNAT family N-acetyltransferase: MHILSFAEEATPSELRVQVREIQEQAWPSAPGESVAVDATVHDPALRPWSMLLVDEGTVLAALDILAKELVHAGERFAAGGLSTVVTRREARGRGHGRRLVAAAREAMRSRGLDLGLFTCDRPLQAFYESAGWQALPGAVLVGGTPHTPFPSDQPGFDKVTMADFFSPAARQARASFHDSRIEVYPGEIDKLW, translated from the coding sequence ATGCACATTCTCTCGTTCGCCGAGGAGGCGACCCCGTCCGAACTGCGCGTGCAGGTGCGGGAGATACAGGAGCAGGCGTGGCCGTCCGCGCCGGGCGAGTCGGTCGCCGTCGACGCGACGGTGCACGATCCCGCGCTGCGGCCCTGGTCGATGCTGCTCGTGGACGAGGGGACGGTGCTGGCGGCGCTGGACATCCTGGCCAAGGAGCTGGTGCACGCGGGCGAGCGCTTCGCCGCCGGTGGGCTGAGCACCGTGGTGACGCGGCGCGAGGCACGGGGTCGCGGGCACGGCCGGCGCCTGGTGGCGGCGGCCCGGGAGGCGATGCGCTCCCGGGGCCTGGACCTGGGGCTGTTCACCTGCGACCGCCCGCTCCAGGCGTTCTACGAAAGCGCGGGTTGGCAGGCCCTGCCCGGCGCGGTGCTCGTCGGCGGGACACCGCACACCCCGTTCCCCAGCGATCAGCCCGGCTTCGACAAGGTGACCATGGCCGACTTCTTCTCGCCGGCGGCCCGGCAGGCCCGGGCCTCGTTCCACGACAGCCGCATCGAGGTGTACCCGGGTGAGATCGACAAGCTCTGGTGA
- a CDS encoding DUF2867 domain-containing protein, which translates to MRIPKAAHTAQPWRIHEFTHDFRIEDVWSFRAPDAGPDDFPVMVEALKTAYDTRKDPAAVRFLFAVRWKLGALLGWDTPQAGLGGRVASLCDRLPLDLAQTANDAVPCTDPFSEVYQLDDEAARELGNKTVHDIMHLGWVPTDDGGYELRMAALVKPNGLFGRLYMAAILPFRYLIVYPALTRQWERAWLDYGRPNRHAGDAARGETAGPD; encoded by the coding sequence ATGCGAATCCCGAAAGCCGCCCACACCGCACAGCCGTGGCGGATCCACGAGTTCACCCACGACTTCCGGATCGAGGACGTGTGGTCCTTCCGCGCGCCCGACGCCGGGCCCGACGACTTCCCGGTGATGGTCGAAGCGCTGAAGACGGCTTACGACACCCGAAAGGATCCCGCCGCGGTCCGGTTCCTGTTCGCGGTGCGCTGGAAGCTCGGTGCCCTGCTCGGCTGGGACACCCCCCAGGCCGGCCTGGGTGGGCGGGTCGCCTCACTGTGCGACCGCCTCCCGCTCGACCTCGCCCAGACCGCGAACGACGCCGTCCCCTGCACCGACCCGTTCTCCGAGGTGTACCAGCTCGACGACGAAGCGGCCCGCGAGCTGGGCAACAAAACCGTCCACGACATCATGCACCTGGGCTGGGTGCCGACCGACGACGGTGGATACGAACTGCGCATGGCGGCGCTGGTCAAACCCAACGGACTGTTCGGACGGCTCTACATGGCCGCCATCCTTCCGTTCCGGTACCTCATCGTCTACCCGGCACTGACCCGCCAGTGGGAACGTGCCTGGCTCGACTACGGCCGCCCGAACCGGCACGCCGGGGACGCCGCGCGCGGAGAGACCGCCGGCCCGGACTGA
- a CDS encoding TetR/AcrR family transcriptional regulator translates to MSARKQARNQGGRPRDSRVDEAIASAVRELLTEVGYARLTMAEVAARAGVGKAAIYRRHATKQEMIFDVLVPDRFLAVAPDRGSLRADLAAVLAEIAATMASPPQGTVPGLLADVHADPALRDRFDEKYLGAQRQTLTEILDRAAARGELATRPDPATLNALLVGPVFAWLFLLSESPDRLPALTSALLDATLALTSPGSPGAPDTSGSEIATRPGPRT, encoded by the coding sequence ATGTCTGCTCGCAAGCAAGCTCGCAACCAGGGGGGCCGCCCCCGAGACAGCCGCGTCGACGAGGCCATCGCCTCCGCCGTTCGAGAGCTGCTGACCGAGGTGGGATACGCGCGGCTCACGATGGCCGAGGTGGCCGCGCGAGCCGGCGTGGGCAAGGCGGCGATCTACCGGCGCCACGCCACCAAACAGGAGATGATCTTCGACGTCCTCGTGCCGGATCGGTTCCTGGCCGTGGCGCCCGACCGCGGATCGCTCCGCGCCGACCTGGCCGCCGTGCTCGCCGAGATCGCGGCCACCATGGCCTCGCCGCCACAGGGGACGGTCCCCGGCCTGCTGGCCGATGTCCACGCCGACCCCGCACTACGCGACCGGTTCGACGAGAAATACCTGGGAGCCCAGCGCCAGACCCTCACGGAGATCCTGGACCGCGCTGCCGCACGCGGCGAACTCGCCACCCGCCCCGACCCGGCCACCCTCAACGCCCTCCTTGTCGGACCTGTCTTCGCCTGGCTGTTCCTGCTGTCCGAATCCCCCGACCGACTCCCCGCCCTGACCTCCGCACTTCTCGACGCGACACTCGCCCTCACCAGCCCCGGATCCCCCGGCGCCCCAGACACCTCCGGCAGTGAGATCGCGACGCGTCCAGGTCCGCGAACGTGA
- a CDS encoding glutamate--cysteine ligase, which yields MRSVGVEEELLLVHPETGEPQAVSGAILEATARDVAFAAELQREQLEFATEPHRAMADLAVDVRRRRQAAAERAREVGAQVAALATSPLEVAPTVGEGERYQWLAREFGLTTQEQLTCGCHIHVSVESDEEGVAIIDRIRPWLPPLLALSANSPFWQGMDSGYSSYRSQVWSRWPSAGPTEAFGSAERYHRRVEAMLATGTLLDKGMLYFDARLSHRYPTVEVRVSDVCMEVDDTVLVAALVRGLVETAARGRLAGEPAQEIGVGELRLASWRAGRSGLSGDLVDPRTGRPCPAGTVLQALLDHTVDALEDIGDLELVRDRLGEVLSRGNGAQRQRDTFGRTGDPRAVVADAVRRTSA from the coding sequence ATGCGAAGCGTGGGCGTGGAGGAAGAGCTGCTGCTGGTCCACCCGGAGACCGGGGAACCACAGGCCGTGTCCGGCGCCATTCTGGAGGCCACCGCCCGGGACGTCGCCTTCGCGGCGGAGCTGCAGCGCGAGCAGCTGGAGTTCGCGACCGAACCGCACCGGGCCATGGCGGACCTGGCAGTGGACGTACGACGCCGGCGGCAGGCGGCGGCCGAACGGGCCCGGGAGGTCGGGGCACAGGTGGCGGCCCTGGCCACCTCGCCGTTGGAGGTGGCGCCCACCGTCGGGGAGGGCGAGCGCTATCAGTGGCTGGCGAGGGAGTTCGGCCTGACCACGCAGGAGCAGCTGACCTGCGGCTGTCACATCCATGTGAGTGTCGAGTCGGACGAGGAGGGTGTCGCGATCATCGACCGGATCCGCCCCTGGCTGCCGCCGCTGCTCGCCCTGAGCGCCAACTCCCCGTTCTGGCAGGGGATGGACAGCGGATACAGCAGCTATCGCAGCCAGGTGTGGAGCCGCTGGCCGTCGGCCGGCCCGACGGAGGCATTCGGGTCCGCCGAGAGGTATCACCGGCGGGTAGAGGCGATGCTCGCCACCGGCACTCTGCTGGACAAGGGAATGCTCTACTTCGACGCGCGCCTCTCCCACCGCTATCCGACCGTCGAGGTGCGGGTGTCCGACGTGTGCATGGAGGTGGACGACACCGTGCTCGTCGCGGCGCTGGTGCGCGGCCTGGTGGAGACGGCCGCTCGCGGCCGACTGGCCGGGGAGCCCGCGCAGGAGATCGGTGTCGGGGAACTTCGGCTGGCCTCGTGGCGCGCCGGGCGCTCGGGGCTCAGCGGTGACCTGGTGGATCCACGGACCGGGAGGCCCTGCCCGGCCGGAACCGTGCTCCAGGCACTGCTGGACCACACGGTGGACGCGCTCGAGGACATCGGCGATCTGGAACTCGTCCGGGACCGCCTCGGAGAGGTGCTGTCCCGGGGCAACGGGGCCCAGCGGCAGCGCGACACCTTCGGCCGCACGGGCGACCCGCGGGCCGTCGTGGCGGACGCGGTGCGGCGGACGTCGGCCTGA
- a CDS encoding serine hydrolase domain-containing protein has product MAALTATLLTTALATPASATVTATEPRTAPQGEHRATQRAIDAEVGNGVLGVIAVARKGRDTWTGQAGTADLQSGAPRRSEDRYRVGSITKTFVATVMLQLEAEGRLGLDDTVDRWLPGLVRGNGHDGRQITLRQILGHTSGISSYTEDPDFQRSAFGTDFLRHRYDTWTPRKIVELAMTHRPDFPPGSGWHYSDTNYILAGMVINKATGHSYAQEIERRILRPLRLNATELPGTETRIPKPSGRAYSKLTGTLGGRPEPGSVTYDVTDLNPSLAGAAGEIVATAEDLNRFYRALLLGKLLGPRQLKEMTTTVPVGAGSNVSYGLGLMKLTTPCGDLWGHSGGIQGSSSQTLTTANGEHALSINFNSDWSGTFDHIVEAEFCGT; this is encoded by the coding sequence GTGGCGGCGCTGACGGCCACCCTGCTGACGACGGCCCTCGCGACGCCCGCCTCCGCCACCGTCACCGCGACCGAGCCGAGGACGGCCCCGCAGGGCGAGCACCGGGCCACCCAGCGGGCCATCGACGCGGAGGTCGGGAACGGGGTGCTCGGGGTGATCGCGGTGGCTCGGAAGGGGCGCGACACCTGGACCGGACAGGCCGGCACAGCCGACCTGCAGAGCGGTGCGCCACGGCGGTCCGAGGACCGGTATCGGGTCGGCTCGATCACCAAGACCTTCGTCGCCACGGTGATGCTCCAGCTGGAGGCGGAGGGGAGGCTTGGCCTGGACGACACCGTCGACCGCTGGCTGCCCGGCCTGGTCCGCGGCAACGGGCACGACGGTCGCCAGATCACGCTGCGTCAGATCCTCGGCCACACCAGCGGGATATCCAGCTACACCGAGGATCCGGATTTCCAACGGAGCGCGTTCGGCACCGACTTCCTCCGACACCGCTACGACACCTGGACACCGCGGAAGATCGTCGAGCTCGCGATGACCCACCGGCCGGACTTCCCGCCTGGATCCGGCTGGCACTACTCGGACACCAACTACATCCTCGCCGGCATGGTGATCAACAAGGCTACCGGTCATTCCTACGCCCAGGAGATCGAGCGCCGCATCCTGCGCCCGCTGCGTCTGAACGCCACCGAACTGCCGGGAACCGAGACTCGAATACCCAAGCCCAGCGGCCGCGCGTACTCGAAACTGACCGGAACCCTCGGCGGGCGTCCGGAGCCGGGCAGCGTGACGTACGACGTCACCGACCTCAACCCCTCCCTCGCGGGCGCGGCGGGCGAGATCGTCGCCACCGCCGAGGATCTCAACCGGTTCTACCGGGCTCTGCTCTTGGGAAAGCTCCTCGGGCCGCGCCAACTGAAGGAGATGACCACGACCGTGCCCGTCGGCGCGGGATCGAACGTCTCCTACGGCCTCGGTCTGATGAAGCTGACGACGCCCTGCGGCGACCTGTGGGGCCACAGCGGAGGAATCCAGGGCTCCTCCTCGCAGACCCTGACGACCGCGAACGGCGAGCACGCGCTGTCGATCAACTTCAACAGCGACTGGAGTGGCACCTTCGACCACATCGTCGAGGCTGAGTTCTGCGGGACGTGA